Proteins encoded in a region of the Streptomyces sp. NBC_00310 genome:
- a CDS encoding SpoIIE family protein phosphatase produces the protein MDGQGSISLWSPEAESLLGYRARDIYGTPAVDLLITPADREAALAAGRRRGGAGQGWDGVLAMRHRDGHAVRVALRVRPVLGGQGQAGWSVGAVDVRQVERSEFDQAVLKALFEQAPISITVVGTDLKFRAVNAVAMRDLDLPAERIIGRRNHEVAPEIDFQIAEERLRRVRDTGEPEIGFPVRGRLPSDVEREGMWSSSSFRLTDSAGHVLGMCQTFVDVTEGYRAQQRLELLTEAGARMGTTLDVERTAQELADVAVPGLADFAVVDLLEATVRGEEPAPVPVAAPALLRRSGVRSVRPGNPEAAYVVSERVTFSPGTPQARCLVGGRPELMRKLDDGEQSTFDPRIVEKIRASGTRSAMVVPLRARGITLGVAVFARHRDSPQYDEGTLALAEDFCSRAAVCIDNARRYTREHTTALALQRSLLPRELPDSPAVDTAYRYLPAAAHASAGGDWFDVLSLSGARVALLVGDVTGHGLHAAAIMGRLRTAVHTLADLDLDPDEVLAHLDDLVVRLAEEDPDCQGASCLYAVYDPVSRLCTFARAGHPPPALVRPDGAVEFLDAVPPGPPLGLGSLPFETAEYQLPEGSLLALYTDGLIQDPGRDVDAALDRLARVLAGPGRPLEQLGDAVMSALVAERRSDDVALLLARTRVLAADRVASFQLAADPALVAQARSLATRQLAEWGLEQLAFATELIISELVTNAIRHARGPIAMRLIHTQTLICEVSDSSLSAPHLRHARTTDEGGRGLFLVAQLASRWGTRYAHDGKTIWAEQPLPPAEVPGVRMDEAVDLRTG, from the coding sequence GTGGATGGCCAGGGCAGCATCTCCCTGTGGAGTCCGGAGGCGGAATCTCTCCTCGGCTATCGGGCGAGAGACATCTATGGCACGCCCGCGGTGGATCTGCTGATCACCCCGGCGGACCGTGAAGCGGCGCTGGCAGCCGGCCGCCGACGGGGTGGAGCCGGGCAGGGCTGGGACGGTGTGCTGGCCATGAGACACCGAGACGGGCATGCGGTCCGGGTCGCGCTGCGCGTGCGTCCCGTGCTTGGTGGTCAGGGGCAGGCCGGCTGGTCGGTCGGCGCCGTCGACGTGCGGCAGGTGGAGCGGTCGGAGTTCGATCAGGCGGTCCTCAAAGCGCTGTTCGAACAGGCCCCGATCTCCATCACCGTTGTGGGCACCGATCTGAAATTCCGCGCGGTCAATGCCGTGGCCATGCGCGATCTGGACCTGCCTGCCGAGCGGATCATCGGGCGCCGCAACCACGAGGTGGCACCGGAGATCGACTTCCAGATAGCCGAGGAGCGCCTGCGCCGGGTGCGGGACACCGGCGAACCGGAGATCGGTTTCCCGGTGCGCGGTCGACTCCCGTCGGACGTGGAGCGCGAGGGTATGTGGTCCTCCTCATCGTTCCGGCTGACGGACTCGGCCGGCCACGTCCTCGGTATGTGCCAGACGTTCGTCGACGTCACCGAAGGTTATCGGGCCCAGCAACGGCTGGAACTGCTGACCGAGGCCGGGGCGCGGATGGGCACCACGCTGGATGTGGAGCGCACCGCGCAGGAACTGGCCGACGTGGCCGTTCCCGGGCTGGCGGACTTCGCCGTCGTCGACCTGCTGGAGGCCACGGTGCGCGGGGAGGAGCCGGCTCCCGTGCCGGTGGCCGCACCGGCGCTGCTTCGCCGGTCGGGAGTCCGATCGGTGCGGCCGGGGAATCCGGAGGCCGCGTATGTCGTGAGCGAGAGGGTGACGTTTTCCCCGGGCACACCACAGGCTCGGTGTCTGGTGGGCGGGCGGCCGGAACTCATGCGGAAGCTGGATGACGGCGAGCAGTCGACCTTCGATCCGCGCATCGTCGAGAAGATACGTGCGTCCGGCACCCGCTCGGCCATGGTCGTGCCGCTGCGGGCACGCGGGATCACGCTTGGTGTGGCTGTCTTCGCTCGCCACCGCGACTCCCCTCAGTACGATGAGGGGACTCTGGCCCTGGCCGAGGACTTCTGTTCGCGTGCCGCGGTGTGTATCGACAACGCCCGCCGCTACACCCGCGAACACACCACCGCTCTCGCTCTGCAGCGCAGCCTGCTGCCGCGCGAACTGCCTGACTCTCCTGCGGTGGATACCGCCTACCGGTACTTGCCCGCCGCCGCCCACGCCAGCGCCGGCGGGGACTGGTTCGATGTTCTGTCCCTGTCCGGTGCCCGGGTCGCCCTGCTGGTCGGCGACGTCACCGGGCACGGCCTGCATGCGGCGGCCATCATGGGGCGACTGCGCACCGCCGTCCACACCCTGGCGGATCTCGACCTCGACCCCGACGAGGTCCTCGCCCACCTCGACGATCTCGTCGTCCGCCTGGCTGAGGAGGATCCCGACTGTCAGGGCGCCAGCTGTCTGTACGCCGTCTATGACCCGGTCTCCCGCCTGTGCACCTTCGCGCGCGCCGGCCACCCCCCACCCGCCCTGGTACGCCCCGACGGAGCTGTGGAGTTCCTCGACGCCGTCCCGCCGGGCCCGCCGCTCGGCCTGGGCAGCCTGCCCTTCGAAACCGCCGAGTACCAACTCCCTGAGGGCAGTCTGCTCGCGCTGTACACGGACGGTCTCATCCAGGACCCGGGGCGCGACGTCGACGCCGCGCTGGATCGGCTGGCCCGCGTGCTGGCCGGTCCTGGCCGACCGCTGGAGCAGCTGGGTGACGCGGTGATGTCCGCCCTCGTCGCCGAACGCCGCTCCGACGACGTGGCCCTGCTCCTCGCCCGCACCCGTGTCCTGGCAGCGGACCGGGTCGCCTCCTTTCAGCTGGCGGCCGACCCGGCCCTGGTGGCCCAGGCCCGATCCCTCGCCACCCGCCAGCTCGCCGAATGGGGCCTGGAACAGCTCGCTTTTGCCACCGAACTCATCATCAGCGAGCTGGTCACCAACGCCATCCGGCATGCACGTGGCCCCATCGCGATGCGTCTCATCCACACCCAAACGCTCATCTGCGAAGTCTCCGACAGCAGCCTCAGCGCCCCGCACCTACGCCATGCCCGGACCACCGACGAGGGAGGTCGTGGCCTTTTCCTGGTCGCTCAGCTCGCCTCCCGCTGGGGCACCCGCTACGCCCACGACGGCAAGACCATCTGGGCCGAACAGCCCCTGCCTCCCGCCGAGGTGCCGGGTGTGCGGATGGACGAAGCGGTCGACCTCCGGACGGGCTGA
- a CDS encoding SDR family NAD(P)-dependent oxidoreductase: MSTQVAIVTGAGRGLGRAVAHSLARRKVAVVLAGRTPEHLAEVRDAVLDEGGAALAVPTDVSDAASVQALFDTCLEEYGRLDVLVNNAGVTAQVQLADMTEGDWDRIFDINVRGMFLCSRAAARHFASTGSGRAINVASVFGLLGRPGFTAYGASKGAVINFTRAAAAEWARFGAQVNAVAPGYFATDINAELRDDEAAVAKVVRRIPARRMGRPEELADLVTYLSLDAPDFLTGQTIAIDGGESSV, translated from the coding sequence ATGTCCACACAGGTAGCCATCGTCACGGGCGCGGGCCGAGGCCTCGGTCGCGCCGTCGCCCACAGCCTGGCCCGCCGCAAGGTCGCCGTCGTCCTCGCCGGACGTACACCCGAGCATCTGGCGGAAGTCCGGGACGCCGTGCTCGACGAGGGCGGCGCCGCGCTGGCCGTGCCGACCGATGTCTCCGACGCCGCGTCGGTCCAGGCCCTCTTCGACACCTGCCTGGAGGAGTACGGGCGTCTGGACGTCCTCGTCAACAACGCCGGTGTCACCGCGCAGGTGCAACTCGCCGACATGACCGAGGGCGACTGGGACCGTATCTTCGACATCAACGTGCGCGGCATGTTCCTGTGCAGCCGGGCGGCGGCCCGGCACTTCGCGTCGACGGGTTCCGGTCGGGCGATCAACGTCGCCTCGGTGTTCGGGCTGCTCGGTCGGCCCGGGTTCACCGCCTACGGCGCGTCGAAGGGTGCCGTCATCAACTTCACCCGTGCCGCGGCCGCGGAATGGGCGAGGTTCGGAGCGCAGGTGAACGCTGTGGCGCCGGGCTACTTCGCGACGGACATCAACGCCGAACTGCGTGACGACGAGGCCGCGGTGGCCAAGGTGGTGCGGAGGATCCCCGCCCGGCGCATGGGGCGGCCCGAGGAACTCGCCGATCTCGTGACCTACCTGTCCCTCGACGCCCCGGATTTCCTGACGGGGCAGACCATCGCCATCGACGGCGGAGAATCCAGCGTCTGA
- a CDS encoding acetyl-CoA C-acetyltransferase translates to MFEAVICEPVRTPVGRYGGVFRDVPVTHLAATVVKGLVDRTGVTADAIDDVIFGQGYANGEAAAIGRIAALDAGLDITVPGLQIDRRCGSGLQAVIYACMQVATGGSQLVLAGGAESMSQAEYYIPGMRWNQGRQPQLLDRLAQPRGNSGGRRFPVSGGMIETAENLRAEYGISRTEQDEWAVRSHARAVSAMERGLFADETIPVVVPARKGDDLTVTADEHPRPGTTVESLARLRPLLEGTIDGATVTAGNSSGQNDAAAVAIVTTPQRAEQLGLRAYARLVSWSLAGVEPHRMGIGPVPAAQRALERAGLQWSDLDLVELNEAFAAQVLACLREWKLGSGDLERVNVNGSGISLGHPIGATGGRILANLLRELDRRDARYGMETMCIGGGQGIAAIFERVAR, encoded by the coding sequence ATGTTCGAGGCCGTCATCTGTGAGCCTGTCCGTACCCCGGTCGGGCGCTATGGGGGCGTGTTCAGGGACGTACCGGTCACCCACCTCGCCGCCACGGTGGTCAAGGGCCTCGTCGACCGCACCGGCGTCACCGCCGACGCCATCGACGACGTGATCTTCGGCCAGGGCTACGCCAACGGGGAGGCAGCGGCCATCGGCCGGATCGCCGCCCTGGACGCGGGCCTGGACATCACCGTTCCTGGCCTGCAGATCGACAGGCGTTGCGGATCGGGGCTGCAGGCCGTGATCTACGCCTGCATGCAGGTGGCCACCGGCGGCTCGCAACTCGTGCTGGCGGGTGGCGCGGAAAGCATGAGCCAGGCCGAGTACTACATCCCCGGTATGCGATGGAACCAGGGGCGTCAGCCCCAGCTGCTCGACCGGCTTGCCCAGCCGCGTGGCAACTCGGGCGGCCGACGCTTCCCCGTGTCCGGCGGGATGATCGAAACCGCTGAGAACCTGCGTGCCGAGTACGGCATCAGCCGCACGGAACAGGACGAGTGGGCGGTCCGCTCGCACGCCCGCGCCGTCAGCGCGATGGAGCGCGGCCTCTTCGCCGACGAGACGATCCCGGTCGTGGTGCCGGCTCGCAAGGGAGACGACCTCACGGTCACCGCCGACGAGCACCCCCGGCCGGGGACCACGGTCGAGTCGCTGGCCCGGCTACGGCCGCTGCTCGAGGGCACCATCGACGGGGCGACCGTGACCGCGGGCAACTCCAGTGGCCAGAACGACGCGGCCGCCGTCGCCATCGTGACGACGCCGCAGCGCGCCGAGCAGCTCGGACTGCGTGCATACGCCCGGCTGGTGAGCTGGTCGCTGGCCGGGGTGGAGCCGCACCGTATGGGTATAGGGCCCGTACCCGCGGCGCAGCGAGCGCTCGAACGAGCCGGGCTCCAGTGGTCCGATCTCGACCTGGTCGAGCTCAACGAGGCCTTCGCCGCCCAGGTGCTCGCCTGTCTGCGCGAGTGGAAACTCGGCAGTGGTGACCTGGAGCGGGTCAACGTCAACGGTTCGGGTATCTCCCTCGGCCATCCCATCGGCGCCACCGGCGGCCGGATCCTCGCGAACCTGCTGCGGGAACTCGACCGGCGCGACGCGCGCTACGGAATGGAGACCATGTGCATCGGCGGCGGCCAGGGGATCGCGGCGATCTTCGAGCGGGTCGCGCGATGA
- a CDS encoding NAD-dependent epimerase/dehydratase family protein — MSRRRVLVTGAAGFLGSHVVEQLSAAGHYDVVATDVVRSERAEALAALKHVEFLPMDLRDTDALDKAVSTSDTVIHLAAVRSHAASASPRAAHDVNVGAAYDLISLSARHGVERLVLGSTHLVYGPFDDPAAPPFTEDQASIRRGLNMYAAGKLAAEAFAEAFAQAGGAPYVILRYGTIYGPRANRDGNAGILIGILDALDRGERPSVPWQKDSVHALIHVHDAARATVRAVEAAGVERTAVNVVGTPVTAEELYTALVRVEGSDPDVIDWRAERTRYQHVSAGRLASVLGLTATTDLLSGLREFVDWYREDVKGVDRAQ; from the coding sequence ATGAGCCGGCGACGTGTCCTGGTGACCGGGGCCGCCGGATTCCTCGGCTCGCACGTGGTCGAGCAACTCAGTGCGGCCGGCCACTACGACGTGGTGGCCACGGATGTAGTGCGCTCCGAGCGCGCTGAAGCACTGGCCGCCCTGAAGCATGTCGAGTTCCTGCCCATGGACCTGCGCGACACCGACGCGCTTGACAAGGCCGTCAGTACCAGCGACACGGTGATCCACCTGGCTGCGGTCCGTTCCCACGCCGCCTCGGCGTCGCCGCGCGCCGCACACGACGTGAACGTGGGCGCGGCGTACGACCTGATCAGCCTGTCGGCCCGGCACGGTGTCGAGCGCCTGGTGCTCGGGTCGACCCACCTGGTCTACGGTCCCTTCGACGACCCGGCCGCGCCCCCCTTCACCGAGGACCAGGCGTCGATCCGTCGCGGCCTGAACATGTACGCGGCGGGCAAACTGGCCGCCGAGGCCTTCGCCGAGGCCTTCGCCCAGGCCGGCGGTGCTCCGTACGTGATCCTCCGCTACGGCACGATCTACGGACCGCGGGCCAACCGTGACGGCAACGCCGGCATCCTGATCGGCATCCTCGACGCGCTCGACCGCGGCGAACGCCCGTCGGTGCCCTGGCAGAAGGACTCCGTGCATGCCCTCATCCACGTCCACGACGCGGCACGGGCCACGGTCCGCGCGGTCGAGGCGGCCGGCGTCGAGCGTACGGCGGTCAACGTCGTCGGCACGCCGGTCACGGCGGAGGAGCTCTACACCGCGCTGGTACGCGTCGAGGGCTCCGATCCGGACGTCATCGACTGGCGTGCCGAGCGCACCAGGTACCAGCACGTCAGCGCCGGGAGGCTGGCCTCGGTGCTGGGCCTCACCGCGACGACCGACCTGCTCAGCGGCCTGCGGGAGTTCGTCGACTGGTACCGCGAAGACGTCAAGGGCGTCGACCGAGCCCAGTGA
- a CDS encoding aspartate/glutamate racemase family protein, with protein MTRILYLSLSNAAYSSNYFPFLRRYIDDFVSEGTEVELRGARVGRIDSFRFWEALDSVSILDSVLDAEQSGFDAVAIGNILDPALREARSMVDIPVLGYGETSMLTACLMGSKFALVGVNPYFGGRFEENVAKYGLRERLAGIECMDLTPHELDACFSDDEGRKRATDSFLAAARATMARGAEVIIPAGGRITAFLNSVGLREVDGAPVLDGTATLLAMTESAVRIRAAAGSFVSRRRLYAKAPTDVIGAAAAEYAESYGLPALARLADPATEAPEEKK; from the coding sequence GTGACCCGCATCCTGTATCTGAGTCTGTCCAACGCCGCGTACTCCTCGAACTACTTCCCGTTCCTGCGCCGGTACATCGATGACTTCGTCTCCGAAGGCACCGAGGTCGAACTGAGGGGGGCCCGGGTCGGACGCATCGACAGCTTCCGGTTCTGGGAGGCCCTCGACTCCGTGTCGATCCTGGATTCCGTGCTGGACGCGGAGCAGTCCGGCTTCGACGCGGTCGCGATCGGGAACATCCTGGACCCCGCGCTGCGCGAGGCCCGCTCCATGGTCGACATCCCCGTGCTCGGCTACGGGGAGACCTCGATGCTGACCGCGTGCCTCATGGGCAGCAAGTTCGCCCTGGTGGGCGTCAATCCCTACTTCGGGGGACGCTTCGAGGAGAACGTCGCCAAGTACGGGCTGCGCGAACGACTGGCCGGCATCGAGTGCATGGACCTCACCCCGCACGAGCTGGACGCCTGCTTCTCCGACGACGAGGGCCGCAAGCGTGCCACCGACTCGTTCCTGGCGGCGGCCCGGGCGACCATGGCCCGCGGGGCCGAGGTCATCATCCCGGCGGGCGGCCGTATCACGGCGTTCCTCAACTCCGTCGGTCTGCGCGAGGTGGACGGCGCGCCCGTTCTCGACGGCACGGCGACCCTGCTGGCCATGACCGAGTCGGCGGTACGGATCCGTGCCGCGGCGGGTTCCTTCGTCAGCCGGCGACGCCTGTACGCCAAGGCCCCCACCGACGTGATCGGGGCAGCGGCGGCCGAATACGCCGAGAGCTACGGGCTGCCCGCACTGGCCCGGCTCGCAGACCCCGCCACCGAGGCCCCTGAGGAGAAGAAGTGA
- a CDS encoding carboxymuconolactone decarboxylase family protein: MSAPQPIGPPVYPLSKQDTFVSNLDRLRETSDAVADAFRGLRHAADAHGTLDAKQRELCLLTGFAVTRNEGGFRVHCTRAKDAGATMEEIEQVVILMLGTSMGLVPVVEALSWAHDELK, encoded by the coding sequence GTGAGCGCGCCCCAGCCCATCGGACCGCCGGTCTACCCCCTGAGCAAGCAGGACACCTTCGTGTCCAACCTCGACCGGCTGAGGGAGACCTCGGACGCCGTGGCGGACGCGTTCCGCGGACTGCGTCACGCGGCCGACGCGCACGGCACCTTGGACGCGAAGCAGCGCGAACTCTGTCTGCTGACAGGCTTCGCCGTCACCCGCAACGAGGGCGGGTTCCGCGTCCACTGCACCCGCGCCAAGGACGCGGGCGCGACGATGGAGGAGATCGAGCAGGTCGTCATCCTCATGCTCGGCACTTCCATGGGCCTGGTCCCGGTCGTCGAAGCGCTCAGCTGGGCGCACGACGAGCTGAAGTGA
- a CDS encoding SDR family NAD(P)-dependent oxidoreductase — protein MADVNQPKKALVVGAGSGIGRATALRLADTGITTAAADLNAEAVQTLAKEHPNIVALGDKPWDATDPEACDRMLEEAVDALGHVDHVISTVGWTAITPFLDESPEYWRRIIDVNLMSSIYLSAAAGRVLRENGGSIVLTSSEAGTVGTSGETVYSAAKAGVIALVKSLAREWARHGIRVNAVAPGITATPLLESQGGDSLLSKIVRGVPLRRAGEPEEIAAALTFLALDDASYITGQTLCVGGGLTMGS, from the coding sequence ATGGCCGACGTCAATCAGCCGAAGAAGGCTCTCGTGGTGGGCGCCGGCTCCGGCATCGGACGCGCCACGGCCCTGCGCCTGGCGGACACGGGCATCACCACCGCCGCGGCCGATCTGAATGCCGAGGCCGTCCAGACGCTGGCGAAGGAGCACCCGAACATCGTCGCCCTGGGTGACAAGCCGTGGGACGCGACCGACCCGGAAGCCTGTGACCGCATGCTCGAGGAAGCCGTCGATGCACTGGGACACGTCGACCACGTGATTTCCACTGTGGGCTGGACGGCCATCACACCGTTCCTCGACGAGTCGCCCGAGTACTGGCGACGGATCATCGACGTGAACCTGATGTCGAGCATCTACCTCTCGGCGGCGGCGGGAAGGGTGCTGCGCGAGAACGGCGGCAGCATCGTCCTCACCTCGTCCGAGGCGGGCACGGTGGGAACCTCGGGCGAAACCGTCTACTCCGCGGCCAAGGCGGGCGTCATCGCACTGGTCAAGTCACTCGCCCGCGAATGGGCCCGCCACGGCATCAGGGTCAACGCGGTGGCCCCCGGGATCACGGCCACGCCACTGCTGGAGAGCCAGGGCGGGGACTCACTGCTGTCGAAGATCGTGCGGGGGGTCCCGCTGCGCAGGGCGGGCGAGCCGGAGGAGATCGCCGCCGCCCTCACGTTCCTCGCGCTCGACGACGCGAGCTACATCACCGGCCAGACCCTGTGCGTGGGCGGCGGTCTGACCATGGGGTCGTAG
- a CDS encoding SDR family oxidoreductase, with protein MELDSKTIIITGGSRGMGRCLALRLGGEGANVVVNYRRDAEAAEQTVARIEEAGGSALAVQADISDTEAVEALVETAADRFGKIDVIVANAAASAFKPLTQIHSHHIAKTMGITVQGFLDLARAGAQHMPPGGRIVAVSGWDSFRVLPGHGLLGAAKAAMETIVKYFAIELGSRGITAVGVCPGPIDTDSFRYYAGEAWEDYERHWLAQTPSGAYPTPEEVAEVMAFLCSPRSAAINGQTIVVDGGLSLATMPMSFGQGLKP; from the coding sequence ATGGAACTCGACAGCAAGACGATCATCATCACGGGTGGTTCTCGTGGCATGGGACGGTGCCTCGCGCTCCGGCTCGGAGGCGAAGGCGCCAACGTCGTCGTCAACTACCGGCGCGACGCCGAGGCGGCGGAGCAGACCGTCGCCCGTATCGAGGAAGCCGGCGGCAGTGCCCTGGCCGTGCAGGCCGACATCTCGGACACCGAAGCCGTCGAGGCGCTCGTGGAGACCGCGGCCGACCGATTCGGCAAGATCGACGTCATCGTCGCCAATGCGGCAGCCAGCGCGTTCAAGCCGCTGACACAGATCCACTCCCATCACATAGCCAAGACGATGGGCATCACGGTCCAGGGCTTCCTCGATCTGGCGCGCGCCGGCGCCCAGCACATGCCGCCCGGCGGGAGGATCGTCGCCGTCTCGGGATGGGACAGCTTCCGCGTCCTCCCGGGACATGGACTCCTCGGCGCCGCGAAGGCCGCCATGGAGACGATCGTGAAGTACTTCGCGATCGAACTGGGCAGCCGCGGCATCACCGCCGTCGGGGTCTGCCCGGGGCCCATCGACACCGATTCCTTCCGGTACTACGCCGGCGAGGCCTGGGAGGACTACGAACGCCACTGGCTGGCCCAGACACCCTCCGGCGCCTACCCCACGCCGGAAGAAGTCGCCGAGGTCATGGCGTTTCTCTGTTCCCCTCGCAGTGCGGCCATCAACGGCCAGACGATCGTCGTCGACGGCGGGCTGTCGCTCGCCACGATGCCGATGTCCTTTGGGCAGGGGCTCAAGCCATGA
- a CDS encoding class I adenylate-forming enzyme family protein — translation MTTATNDAAQTVVQLMSQIERRPRHSVVVEGPDGRHRLTVADLTEASNRLANAFIGLGLAPGDRVAYVAQNHVEYVVLEFALLKAGLVKVPLNHRFTPHELRRCMELADVRLVVADGPAAAAVDEVVDGDELLKVVLGERPGWRSFDALAAAGSPLRPRVHVGPDDLYHIRFSSGSTGRPKGIAISHRGARAAILGNTWVMSTSGPTLAPRTLQVAPLVYAGGWSVLPTLLCGGTNVVLPRFDADETLRVIKDERIDWMFAVPTMLRRISASDELPLLRDAQLSCLMLAGEPAALPALETVSEHTDALLQCWGQTEAPASTTLLSRQEMRTPALWPSIGRPVPGVEFSLLVGGEVLEEVAPGTQGELVIRTPSITTALLGAEAEHAERLLADGWWRTSDLGHFDEEGRVFIVGRASETIITGGTNIQPVEIERAFEEHPGVREAVVVGVPDEQWGETPAALVHAPDLDALKPEELTDWVRGKLAGFKNPRHVYLSSDPIPRASGESKIARGDIKRMLRAWVADPAHVPANVTKVVTPRG, via the coding sequence ATGACTACCGCAACCAACGACGCGGCGCAGACGGTCGTCCAGCTCATGAGCCAGATCGAGCGCCGACCCCGCCACTCCGTCGTGGTCGAGGGACCCGACGGCCGGCACCGGCTCACCGTCGCCGACCTGACCGAGGCGTCGAACCGGCTGGCCAACGCCTTCATCGGCCTCGGACTGGCCCCGGGCGACCGGGTGGCCTACGTCGCGCAGAACCACGTCGAGTACGTCGTGCTCGAGTTCGCGCTGCTGAAGGCGGGACTGGTCAAGGTCCCGCTCAACCACCGGTTCACGCCGCACGAGCTCCGCCGGTGCATGGAACTCGCCGACGTCCGCCTCGTGGTCGCGGACGGTCCGGCTGCCGCCGCTGTCGACGAGGTCGTCGACGGCGACGAACTCCTGAAGGTCGTCCTCGGCGAACGGCCGGGCTGGCGTTCGTTCGACGCATTGGCCGCCGCGGGTTCGCCACTGCGGCCACGGGTCCACGTGGGGCCCGACGACCTTTACCACATCAGGTTCAGCTCCGGTTCGACGGGACGGCCCAAGGGCATCGCCATCTCGCACCGTGGGGCACGCGCGGCGATCCTCGGCAACACCTGGGTGATGAGCACGAGCGGACCGACTCTCGCTCCCCGAACCCTTCAGGTGGCGCCCCTGGTGTACGCGGGCGGCTGGAGTGTTCTGCCCACGCTGCTGTGCGGGGGCACGAACGTGGTCCTGCCACGGTTCGACGCGGACGAGACACTCCGGGTGATCAAGGACGAGCGGATCGACTGGATGTTCGCCGTTCCCACCATGCTGCGCCGGATCAGCGCTTCCGACGAACTCCCGCTGCTGCGTGACGCACAGCTCTCCTGCCTGATGCTGGCCGGTGAACCCGCCGCCCTTCCGGCGCTCGAGACCGTCAGCGAGCATACGGACGCACTGCTCCAGTGCTGGGGACAGACCGAGGCACCCGCGTCCACCACACTGCTCAGCCGGCAGGAGATGAGGACACCCGCGTTGTGGCCCTCCATCGGCCGGCCCGTTCCCGGCGTGGAGTTCTCCCTCCTCGTGGGCGGTGAGGTGCTCGAGGAGGTGGCGCCCGGCACCCAGGGAGAACTGGTGATCCGCACCCCGAGCATCACCACTGCTCTCCTCGGCGCGGAGGCCGAGCACGCCGAACGCCTTCTTGCCGACGGCTGGTGGCGCACATCGGACCTGGGCCACTTCGACGAGGAGGGCCGGGTCTTCATCGTCGGCCGCGCCAGCGAGACGATCATCACCGGCGGCACCAACATCCAGCCTGTCGAGATCGAACGCGCTTTTGAAGAGCATCCCGGAGTGCGTGAGGCCGTCGTGGTGGGCGTTCCCGACGAGCAGTGGGGCGAGACCCCGGCGGCGCTGGTCCACGCACCCGACCTCGACGCCCTCAAGCCGGAGGAGCTCACCGACTGGGTGCGCGGCAAACTGGCCGGATTCAAGAATCCCCGCCACGTCTACCTCTCGAGCGACCCGATTCCTCGGGCCTCCGGCGAGTCCAAGATCGCTCGCGGCGACATCAAGCGGATGCTCCGCGCGTGGGTGGCGGATCCCGCCCACGTCCCTGCCAACGTGACAAAGGTGGTGACCCCTCGTGGATGA
- a CDS encoding enoyl-CoA hydratase/isomerase family protein: MDEVVVDGTDVIGSVRLNRPERGNSVTPVVATELGDAVQRLCDTDGVKAVVLTGTGSVFCAGADVREMFDVYQGDGADGLMDYLADVWMPAVQRTIRLIWGASKPIVAAFNGAATAGGLDFGLACDVRVAASTARFAESYVNLGMVPVAGGAYLLPAVAGLPAATALLASGAFVTADRALGLGIVNEVCEPDELDACALRWATEMAHGPVETFARVKGIARGASTPAFETALRDSLAANIELIARPEVRERIVAVMERFSLATAQRG; this comes from the coding sequence GTGGATGAGGTCGTGGTCGACGGTACGGACGTGATCGGTTCGGTGCGGCTGAACCGTCCGGAACGTGGCAACTCGGTGACGCCGGTCGTCGCTACGGAACTCGGTGACGCTGTCCAGAGGCTGTGCGACACGGACGGGGTCAAAGCGGTCGTGCTGACCGGGACGGGTTCGGTGTTCTGCGCCGGGGCCGACGTCCGGGAGATGTTCGACGTGTACCAGGGCGACGGCGCCGACGGCCTGATGGACTACCTCGCCGACGTGTGGATGCCCGCCGTACAACGCACCATCCGCCTCATCTGGGGCGCCTCGAAGCCGATCGTCGCCGCGTTCAACGGCGCGGCCACGGCCGGTGGACTCGATTTCGGCCTCGCCTGTGACGTGCGTGTGGCCGCTTCCACCGCGCGTTTCGCCGAGAGCTACGTCAACCTTGGGATGGTCCCCGTGGCCGGCGGCGCCTACCTGCTTCCCGCGGTGGCGGGCCTGCCCGCCGCCACCGCTCTGCTGGCATCGGGCGCCTTCGTCACCGCCGACCGGGCTCTCGGCCTCGGCATCGTGAACGAGGTGTGCGAGCCCGACGAACTGGATGCCTGCGCATTGCGGTGGGCGACGGAGATGGCTCACGGGCCCGTCGAGACCTTCGCGCGGGTCAAAGGCATCGCCCGCGGTGCGTCGACACCGGCCTTCGAGACAGCCCTGCGCGACAGCCTCGCCGCGAACATCGAACTGATCGCGCGCCCCGAGGTCCGAGAACGCATCGTCGCCGTCATGGAAAGGTTCAGTCTCGCGACGGCACAGCGCGGCTGA